A single Pseudodesulfovibrio aespoeensis Aspo-2 DNA region contains:
- a CDS encoding DUF2635 domain-containing protein: MQNIFVQPAPGRQVRAPRTGQAVPAQGAIVPATTYWHRRLRDGDVVLSTGSAIGQAKAKTKTDKE; this comes from the coding sequence ATGCAGAATATTTTCGTCCAGCCCGCACCGGGCCGCCAGGTGCGCGCCCCCCGGACCGGCCAGGCCGTGCCCGCCCAGGGCGCGATCGTCCCTGCCACGACCTACTGGCATCGGCGTCTGCGCGACGGCGACGTGGTCCTGTCCACCGGATCGGCCATCGGTCAGGCCAAGGCCAAAACCAAGACCGACAAGGAGTAG
- a CDS encoding phage protein Gp37, which produces MSVRTLRQAVADAIKAAMPSLKACATHPGRFDAGELARLATRSPAIFVAVLGITDQSVQHDEVTGTLTFGAYALAGDSHVADRDAAALAMVDALALLVPGNRWGLAESVSNPERVRSENLYSGQVDRIGVSLWAVTWQQRMVIGQTMDAAALAALDLFATCDLQYPISDDAPVAEDAVQLPQED; this is translated from the coding sequence ATGAGCGTTCGCACCCTGCGGCAGGCCGTGGCCGATGCCATCAAGGCGGCCATGCCGAGCCTCAAGGCCTGCGCCACCCATCCGGGTCGGTTCGACGCCGGTGAGCTGGCCAGGCTGGCCACGCGGTCCCCGGCGATCTTTGTCGCCGTGCTCGGCATCACAGACCAGTCCGTGCAGCACGACGAGGTCACGGGCACGCTGACCTTCGGAGCATACGCCCTGGCGGGCGACAGCCACGTGGCAGACCGGGACGCCGCCGCCCTGGCCATGGTCGACGCCCTGGCCCTGCTGGTGCCCGGCAACCGCTGGGGGCTGGCCGAGTCCGTGAGCAACCCGGAGCGCGTCCGGTCCGAGAATCTCTACTCCGGTCAGGTTGATCGCATCGGCGTGTCCCTTTGGGCCGTGACCTGGCAGCAGCGGATGGTCATCGGCCAGACCATGGACGCCGCCGCCCTGGCCGCCCTGGACCTGTTTGCAACCTGTGACCTGCAATACCCCATCTCGGACGACGCGCCCGTTGCCGAGGATGCGGTGCAGCTGCCCCAAGAGGATTGA
- a CDS encoding phage virion morphogenesis protein, whose amino-acid sequence MSVSLRVDDAGLTRLAERIKSLGAADTRALMDDLGAEVASQTQRRIDTEKTTPDGQRWQPWSESYARTRHGNQSLLVARGGLWDSIQHVVGLDGRSVDIGSNLVYAATHQLGLDMSIVGSRRRVTIAARTYLGLSIENEADLEAIMDDFATRTMEDI is encoded by the coding sequence ATGAGCGTCTCGCTGCGAGTGGACGACGCCGGGCTGACCCGCCTGGCCGAACGCATCAAGTCCCTGGGCGCGGCTGACACCCGCGCACTCATGGACGATCTGGGCGCGGAGGTTGCGTCCCAGACGCAGCGCCGCATTGATACCGAGAAAACAACCCCGGACGGCCAGCGTTGGCAGCCCTGGAGCGAGTCTTACGCCCGCACCCGGCACGGCAACCAGAGCCTGCTGGTGGCGCGCGGCGGGTTGTGGGACTCCATCCAGCACGTCGTCGGCCTCGATGGCCGGTCCGTGGATATCGGGTCGAACCTGGTCTACGCCGCCACGCATCAGCTCGGTCTGGACATGAGCATTGTCGGCTCCCGGCGTCGGGTGACCATCGCGGCCCGGACATACCTCGGCCTGTCGATTGAGAACGAGGCCGACCTGGAGGCCATCATGGACGACTTCGCCACCCGAACCATGGAGGACATATGA
- a CDS encoding gp436 family protein gives MSYATETDIIARYGQDQLLVLADRDGDGLADAEVIAGGLADADAEIDAYLAKRYDLPLAEVPPVLTRLAVDIAVYRMCDTDAMATEGRRKRYEDAVSLLRRIGTGEIALGQQPEPQTSSGSASVVSAPRTFRRGIR, from the coding sequence ATGAGCTACGCGACCGAAACGGACATCATCGCGCGCTACGGCCAGGACCAGTTGCTGGTCCTGGCCGACCGCGACGGCGACGGTCTGGCCGATGCCGAGGTGATAGCCGGTGGCCTGGCCGATGCCGATGCCGAGATCGACGCCTATCTGGCCAAGCGGTACGACCTGCCCCTGGCCGAGGTGCCGCCGGTGCTTACGCGTCTGGCCGTGGACATCGCCGTCTACCGCATGTGCGACACGGACGCCATGGCCACCGAAGGCCGCCGCAAGCGGTACGAGGATGCCGTGTCCCTGCTGCGCCGCATCGGCACGGGCGAGATCGCCCTGGGCCAGCAGCCTGAACCGCAAACCTCAAGCGGTTCGGCCAGCGTGGTGTCCGCCCCGCGCACCTTCCGCCGGGGGATCCGATGA
- a CDS encoding HI1506-related protein, with protein sequence MPVIITAKHDGFRRCGVAHPAKPTEHPDDRFTEAELAVLKADPNLVVHQVKATADAKVVADAKVSADKVAAKSKTTPKGTGK encoded by the coding sequence ATGCCCGTGATCATCACTGCCAAGCATGATGGGTTCCGCCGTTGCGGCGTGGCCCATCCGGCCAAGCCCACCGAGCATCCCGACGACAGGTTTACCGAGGCCGAACTGGCCGTGCTCAAGGCCGACCCCAATCTGGTGGTTCACCAGGTCAAGGCCACGGCGGACGCCAAGGTCGTGGCCGATGCCAAGGTCTCGGCTGACAAGGTTGCGGCCAAAAGCAAGACCACGCCCAAGGGAACCGGGAAATAA
- a CDS encoding Mu-like prophage major head subunit gpT family protein translates to MIINHTTLSALFTGFKVLFNKAFEGTRSDWEKLAMIVPSTTSQEVYAWLGMTTGFRKWVGDRVVQNLKSHNFTIVNEPFENTVGVARDNIEDDQIGVYSPLFAQLGEDARTHPDTLIFALLAAGFATRCYDGQYFFDTDHPVVGAGGAVTSVSNMQAGSGTPWFLLDTSRVIKPLIFQKRKDYTFVSLDKETDANVFNRREYLYGVDARCNVGYGLWQMAFGSKAALDATNYGAARAAMMGMKGDNGRPLGIRPTTLVVPPTLEKAALEVVKAERNADGATNVYRDSAEVLVTPWLA, encoded by the coding sequence ATGATCATCAACCACACCACCCTGTCCGCCCTGTTCACGGGCTTCAAGGTATTGTTCAACAAGGCGTTCGAGGGCACGCGCAGCGACTGGGAAAAGCTGGCCATGATCGTGCCCTCCACGACCTCGCAGGAGGTCTACGCCTGGCTGGGCATGACTACCGGCTTCCGCAAGTGGGTCGGCGACCGGGTCGTGCAGAACCTGAAGTCGCACAATTTCACCATCGTCAACGAACCCTTCGAGAACACCGTCGGCGTTGCCCGCGACAACATCGAAGACGATCAGATCGGCGTGTACTCGCCGCTCTTCGCCCAGCTCGGCGAGGACGCGCGCACACACCCGGACACGCTCATCTTCGCTCTGCTTGCCGCCGGATTTGCCACCCGGTGCTACGACGGCCAGTACTTCTTCGATACAGACCATCCCGTGGTCGGCGCTGGCGGCGCTGTCACCAGCGTGTCCAACATGCAGGCCGGTTCCGGCACGCCCTGGTTCCTGCTCGACACCTCCAGGGTCATCAAGCCGCTCATTTTCCAGAAGCGCAAGGACTACACGTTCGTGTCCCTGGATAAGGAGACCGACGCCAACGTGTTCAACCGGCGCGAGTACCTCTACGGCGTGGATGCCCGCTGCAACGTCGGCTACGGCCTGTGGCAGATGGCTTTTGGTTCCAAGGCTGCTCTCGACGCCACCAACTACGGCGCGGCTCGTGCCGCCATGATGGGCATGAAGGGCGACAACGGACGCCCGCTGGGCATTCGGCCCACCACCCTGGTGGTGCCGCCCACGCTCGAAAAAGCGGCCCTGGAAGTGGTCAAGGCCGAGCGCAACGCCGACGGTGCGACCAACGTCTACCGCGATTCCGCCGAGGTGCTCGTCACCCCGTGGCTGGCTTAG
- a CDS encoding phage protease: protein MKHQFVALNVELPNGAPEWVELIPAGPNVQGVDGRSWYSGPEQVRAVLAAFADRGLPYPIDWEHSTEYRAPKGEEAPAAAWIVELADRQGALWGRVEWTPRARQQVENREYRYLSPVFAYTKTDRKIQALLSAGLTNTPNLRLTALNRNQARNMEDDDMKKALCRLLGLPETATDQDIEAAVAELKGDTGRAANRALPEGLPEALGLAAGATPEQALAKISEMAKAAKAANTAGTTRSADPETAVDLGRYVPRPDYDQAMNRAQTAEQKLADIEAKAIGEDIERSVNQAMAEGKIAPASREFYVAMCRKDGGLDEFKKFAASAPKVIANPVLPDAPADKGGSLSDADRAVCRSLGIAEGEYTKSLKAENPNEGGA, encoded by the coding sequence ATGAAACATCAATTCGTAGCCCTGAATGTGGAACTCCCCAACGGCGCGCCCGAGTGGGTGGAGTTGATCCCGGCCGGTCCCAATGTCCAGGGGGTGGACGGACGCAGCTGGTACTCCGGCCCTGAACAGGTGCGGGCCGTTCTGGCCGCTTTCGCCGACCGTGGCCTGCCGTATCCCATCGATTGGGAACACTCCACCGAGTACCGCGCGCCCAAGGGCGAGGAGGCCCCGGCCGCCGCGTGGATCGTCGAGCTGGCTGACCGCCAGGGTGCGCTCTGGGGCCGCGTAGAATGGACGCCGCGCGCCAGGCAGCAGGTCGAAAACCGCGAATACCGATATCTCTCGCCCGTGTTCGCATACACCAAGACAGATCGCAAAATCCAGGCCCTCCTTTCGGCGGGCCTGACCAATACCCCCAACCTGCGCCTGACGGCCTTGAATCGGAACCAGGCGCGCAACATGGAGGACGATGACATGAAAAAGGCACTGTGCCGCCTGCTCGGACTGCCGGAAACGGCGACCGACCAGGACATCGAAGCGGCAGTCGCCGAGCTCAAGGGCGACACCGGCCGCGCCGCCAACCGCGCGCTGCCCGAGGGACTGCCCGAGGCTCTGGGACTGGCCGCCGGGGCGACCCCGGAACAGGCTCTGGCCAAGATCAGCGAAATGGCCAAGGCCGCCAAGGCCGCCAACACCGCCGGCACCACGCGGAGCGCCGACCCCGAGACCGCCGTGGATCTGGGGCGCTACGTGCCCAGGCCGGATTACGACCAGGCCATGAACCGCGCCCAGACCGCCGAGCAGAAGCTGGCCGACATTGAGGCCAAGGCCATCGGCGAGGATATCGAACGGTCCGTGAATCAGGCCATGGCCGAGGGCAAGATAGCCCCGGCCAGCCGCGAGTTCTACGTGGCCATGTGCCGCAAGGACGGCGGACTGGACGAGTTCAAGAAGTTTGCCGCCAGCGCGCCCAAGGTCATCGCCAACCCGGTCCTGCCCGACGCTCCCGCAGACAAGGGCGGCTCGTTGTCCGATGCGGACCGCGCCGTGTGCCGGTCGCTGGGCATCGCCGAGGGCGAGTACACCAAGAGCCTCAAGGCCGAGAACCCCAATGAAGGAGGCGCATGA
- a CDS encoding phage head morphogenesis protein, whose protein sequence is MAVNFPGPVPKEALEYFRSKSVTPSFDHRDVWREEHATSFTVAKAMQTDILTDIRAEVDRALRDGRTFRDFAKDLTPTLQRKGWWGEKDMADPLTGKTRRVQLGSPRRLRVIYETNMRTARAAGQWERIQRTKDSLPYLLYQLGPSREHRPEHVAWHGLLLPVDDPFWISHMTPNGWGCNCRVRPVSKREYERLQGEGVRAPEPMQEINPDTGLPTGHIQASSVPVRTTPPPPQTREWVNRRTGEVHQVPVGIDPGWDYNPGAVGRLASGLDQAAQKLAATGRDIAAASARAMAAGPSFDAWAASPKGDYPIGVLKDEDAALVKAGARVVRLSPDTMAKQLREHPELVIGEYASVQDALDLGERIQDGLRSLIYLLETDGYVAVVKATRTGKALFMTSFRRLPSSDAKRDVELRRLRAKQK, encoded by the coding sequence ATGGCCGTCAACTTTCCCGGCCCGGTGCCCAAGGAGGCCCTGGAGTATTTTCGGTCCAAGTCGGTTACGCCGTCCTTTGATCACCGCGATGTCTGGCGCGAGGAACATGCCACTTCCTTTACCGTGGCCAAGGCCATGCAGACGGACATCCTGACCGATATCCGGGCCGAGGTGGACCGCGCCCTGCGCGACGGCCGCACCTTCCGCGACTTTGCCAAAGACCTGACCCCGACGCTGCAGCGCAAGGGCTGGTGGGGCGAAAAGGATATGGCTGATCCCCTGACCGGCAAAACCCGGCGCGTGCAGCTGGGCAGCCCGCGCCGTCTGCGGGTGATCTACGAGACCAACATGCGCACGGCGCGCGCCGCCGGGCAATGGGAGCGCATCCAGCGCACCAAGGACTCGCTGCCGTATCTGCTCTACCAGCTCGGCCCCTCGCGCGAGCACAGGCCGGAGCACGTGGCCTGGCACGGCCTGCTCTTGCCCGTGGACGATCCGTTTTGGATCAGCCACATGACGCCCAACGGCTGGGGCTGCAATTGCCGGGTGCGTCCCGTGAGCAAACGGGAATACGAGCGGCTCCAGGGCGAAGGCGTGCGCGCCCCGGAACCGATGCAGGAGATCAACCCCGACACCGGCCTGCCCACCGGGCATATCCAGGCGTCCAGCGTGCCCGTGCGGACCACGCCGCCCCCGCCACAGACCCGCGAGTGGGTCAACCGCCGCACCGGCGAGGTGCATCAGGTACCGGTGGGTATTGATCCAGGCTGGGACTATAACCCCGGCGCTGTGGGGCGGCTGGCCTCCGGGCTGGATCAGGCCGCGCAGAAGCTGGCGGCCACCGGGCGCGACATCGCGGCAGCCTCGGCGCGGGCCATGGCCGCCGGGCCGTCCTTCGACGCCTGGGCCGCATCGCCGAAGGGGGATTATCCCATCGGCGTGCTCAAGGATGAGGACGCGGCCCTGGTCAAAGCCGGTGCGCGGGTGGTGCGCCTGTCGCCCGATACCATGGCCAAACAACTGCGCGAGCATCCCGAGCTGGTCATCGGCGAGTATGCCTCGGTCCAGGATGCCCTGGACCTGGGCGAGCGCATCCAGGATGGGCTGCGCAGCCTGATCTATCTGCTGGAGACGGACGGGTATGTCGCGGTGGTCAAGGCCACCCGGACGGGCAAGGCTCTGTTCATGACGAGTTTCAGGCGGCTGCCGTCCAGCGACGCCAAGCGGGACGTCGAGCTGCGCCGCCTGAGGGCCAAACAAAAATGA
- a CDS encoding DUF935 domain-containing protein encodes MPTLYDHLGRRIELSALRREHAAPSLTGIRTAWSGESVAQGMTPAKLARILRAAADGDALEYLILAEEMEERDLHYASVLSTRKRAVAGIEPSVEAASDDDRDVEIADAVRELIRAPEFPGLVTDMLDAIAKGFAAVEIMWDTSGSAWTPREYVWRDPRFFVFDRASGQHLRLLDEGATFEGRPLPPYKFVTHLPKIKSGLPIRSGLARLAAVSWMCKCYTISDWMAFAEVFGMPLRIGRYGVNASDRDIETLKQAVANLGSDAAAVLPDSMRIEFQEAAKAAGGPELFPRLAEWLDRQVSKGVLGQTMTTDDGSSQAQATVHDDVRMDIVADDGRQVAASLNRDLVKPYVDLNWGPQQCYPRVVIRPEDPEDIAALADALNKLVPLGGLGIEASVVRDRLGFPDPGPDAVLLGQAMSVAPDMPAQAANRSRAVNRASQAARDAGPDAEHDELLDVAMADWEQLMRPVLDPVQSLADRCASYEEFLAGLPGLLGEMNADALVRSLALATFTARGLGDGGE; translated from the coding sequence ATGCCCACATTGTATGACCATCTGGGACGGCGGATCGAATTGTCCGCCCTGCGTCGGGAACATGCGGCTCCGAGCCTGACCGGCATCCGCACGGCCTGGTCGGGCGAGTCCGTGGCCCAGGGCATGACTCCGGCCAAGCTGGCGCGCATCCTGCGGGCCGCAGCAGACGGCGATGCCCTGGAATACCTCATCCTGGCCGAGGAGATGGAGGAGCGCGACCTGCACTATGCCTCGGTGCTCTCCACGCGCAAGCGCGCCGTGGCCGGTATCGAGCCCTCTGTGGAGGCAGCCAGCGACGATGACCGCGACGTGGAGATAGCCGACGCGGTGCGCGAGCTCATCCGCGCGCCGGAGTTTCCCGGTCTGGTCACGGACATGCTCGACGCCATTGCCAAGGGCTTCGCCGCCGTGGAGATAATGTGGGACACCAGCGGCTCGGCCTGGACTCCGCGTGAGTACGTGTGGCGCGATCCGCGCTTTTTCGTCTTCGACCGGGCGTCGGGCCAGCACCTGCGGCTGCTGGACGAGGGCGCGACCTTCGAGGGCCGCCCTCTGCCGCCGTACAAATTCGTCACCCACCTGCCCAAGATCAAGTCCGGCCTGCCCATACGGTCCGGGCTGGCCCGGCTGGCCGCCGTCAGCTGGATGTGCAAGTGTTACACTATCTCGGACTGGATGGCGTTTGCCGAGGTGTTCGGCATGCCGCTGCGGATTGGCCGCTACGGCGTCAACGCCTCGGACCGCGACATCGAGACCCTCAAGCAGGCCGTGGCCAACCTGGGATCGGACGCCGCCGCCGTGCTGCCTGACTCCATGCGCATCGAATTTCAGGAGGCGGCCAAGGCGGCGGGCGGGCCGGAGCTGTTCCCCCGCCTGGCCGAGTGGCTGGATCGCCAGGTGTCCAAGGGCGTGCTGGGCCAGACCATGACCACGGACGACGGCAGCTCCCAGGCCCAGGCCACGGTGCATGACGACGTGCGCATGGACATCGTCGCCGACGACGGGCGGCAGGTGGCGGCGTCCCTCAACCGCGACCTGGTCAAGCCGTATGTGGATCTCAACTGGGGACCACAGCAGTGTTATCCGCGCGTGGTGATCAGGCCCGAAGACCCCGAGGACATCGCGGCGCTGGCCGACGCGCTGAACAAACTGGTGCCGCTGGGCGGGCTGGGCATCGAGGCCAGCGTGGTGCGCGACCGCCTCGGCTTCCCGGACCCCGGACCGGACGCTGTGCTGCTCGGACAGGCCATGTCGGTGGCACCGGACATGCCAGCCCAGGCCGCCAACCGCAGCCGGGCGGTCAACCGCGCATCCCAGGCCGCGCGGGATGCTGGACCGGACGCGGAGCATGACGAGCTGCTGGACGTCGCCATGGCCGATTGGGAGCAGCTCATGCGGCCCGTGCTGGACCCGGTGCAGTCCCTGGCCGACCGGTGCGCCAGCTACGAGGAATTCCTGGCCGGGCTGCCCGGCCTGCTGGGCGAGATGAACGCCGATGCCCTGGTGCGGTCCCTGGCCCTGGCCACCTTCACGGCGCGCGGCCTGGGCGACGGCGGGGAGTAG
- a CDS encoding DUF3486 family protein: protein MAKRSAVQTLPKSVKEWLDRALAENGFAGYQLLADELKARGYDISKSAIHRYGQKFEERLSNLKLASEQARAIVDAAPDDENTMNDALMRLVQERLFGVLQDIEIDPSKINIGSLAKSIAELGRASVTQKKWMAEARQQERDRAAELVDEMATAQGMTEDQARFWREKVLGVR from the coding sequence ATGGCAAAACGCTCCGCAGTACAGACCCTGCCAAAGTCCGTGAAAGAGTGGCTGGACCGAGCCCTGGCCGAGAACGGTTTTGCGGGCTACCAGCTGCTGGCCGACGAGCTGAAGGCGCGCGGGTATGACATTTCCAAGAGCGCCATCCACCGATACGGCCAGAAGTTCGAGGAGCGGCTGTCCAATCTCAAGCTGGCCAGCGAGCAGGCACGGGCCATCGTGGACGCTGCGCCGGACGACGAGAACACCATGAACGACGCGCTCATGCGACTGGTTCAGGAGCGGCTGTTCGGCGTGCTCCAAGACATCGAAATCGACCCGAGCAAGATCAACATCGGTTCCCTGGCCAAGTCCATTGCCGAGCTGGGCCGGGCCAGCGTGACACAGAAAAAGTGGATGGCCGAGGCGCGCCAACAGGAGCGTGATCGCGCTGCCGAATTGGTGGACGAGATGGCCACAGCCCAAGGCATGACCGAGGATCAAGCCCGATTCTGGCGAGAAAAAGTTCTGGGTGTCCGATGA
- a CDS encoding transglycosylase SLT domain-containing protein, whose protein sequence is MLICAVANLLLWVAVANAQEIPRAAHQYRSTLIRCARAEWGLNAPVATFAAQVHQESLWRTDARSQAGAQGLAQFMPATSAWLPEVAPHTGEPAPYNPGWALRAMVAYDLWLWQRITAVTECHRMAMTLSAYNGGLGWLNRDKRLAEASGLDPARWWDHVETVNAGRAAWAIRENRGYPRRILLTLSPVYEAAGWGRGVCP, encoded by the coding sequence ATGCTGATCTGCGCCGTGGCAAACCTGTTGCTGTGGGTGGCCGTTGCCAACGCCCAGGAGATCCCCCGCGCCGCCCATCAGTACCGCTCAACGCTCATCCGCTGCGCCCGCGCCGAGTGGGGGCTTAATGCGCCGGTGGCCACCTTTGCCGCCCAGGTGCATCAGGAGTCGCTGTGGCGGACCGATGCCCGCTCCCAGGCCGGGGCGCAGGGGCTGGCCCAGTTCATGCCCGCGACATCGGCCTGGCTACCCGAGGTGGCCCCGCACACGGGCGAACCCGCGCCGTACAACCCCGGCTGGGCGCTGCGGGCCATGGTCGCCTACGACCTGTGGCTGTGGCAGCGCATCACAGCCGTGACCGAGTGCCACCGCATGGCCATGACGCTCTCCGCCTACAACGGCGGTCTGGGCTGGCTCAACCGGGACAAGCGGCTGGCCGAGGCCAGCGGGCTGGATCCGGCCCGGTGGTGGGACCATGTGGAGACCGTCAACGCGGGCCGCGCCGCCTGGGCCATCCGCGAAAACCGGGGCTACCCGCGCCGCATATTGCTCACGCTCTCCCCTGTGTACGAGGCCGCCGGATGGGGCCGGGGGGTGTGCCCATGA
- a CDS encoding putative holin: MVLAYGHVYTVRAGGLVFVAPLAGPPAPHHLHNRKETTDMTAPRMTSIIIPALALLAVVALAAPQQLAVIAYKVALITIAGVAGYCLDRALFPYARPHEYIGPLRRLGPTAQPRLWVPCVVAQLRRAMIVAAAMLAVGLGL, translated from the coding sequence TTGGTCCTGGCCTATGGTCATGTCTACACGGTGCGGGCGGGCGGTCTGGTGTTTGTCGCTCCTTTGGCCGGGCCGCCCGCGCCGCACCACCTGCACAACCGCAAGGAGACAACCGACATGACCGCGCCCCGCATGACATCCATCATCATCCCCGCCCTGGCCCTGCTGGCCGTGGTGGCCCTGGCCGCCCCGCAGCAGCTGGCCGTGATTGCCTACAAGGTGGCGCTCATCACCATCGCGGGCGTGGCCGGATACTGCCTGGACCGCGCCCTGTTCCCGTATGCCCGGCCCCATGAATATATTGGCCCGCTGCGCCGCCTTGGCCCCACCGCGCAGCCCCGGTTGTGGGTGCCATGCGTGGTGGCCCAGCTGCGCCGGGCCATGATCGTGGCCGCCGCCATGCTGGCCGTGGGCCTGGGGCTGTAG
- a CDS encoding helix-turn-helix domain-containing protein: MSIPTRIKQVIEGLSVAKVAQMLDEKESRVRSVVYGKQRVPEDFLIKFVQVFQVDANWLLLGVGEPPKPELTSVEAALLDNFRHCPTDEQDAIIKTSALLAQRPGKKNLKNAG; encoded by the coding sequence TTGTCTATTCCGACAAGAATTAAGCAGGTTATTGAAGGCTTGTCTGTGGCCAAAGTGGCGCAAATGCTTGATGAAAAGGAATCAAGGGTTCGCTCCGTGGTCTATGGGAAGCAGCGAGTGCCTGAAGACTTTCTGATAAAGTTCGTTCAGGTGTTCCAGGTGGACGCCAACTGGCTGTTGCTCGGAGTGGGAGAGCCGCCCAAGCCGGAGCTGACCTCTGTGGAGGCGGCGTTGCTGGACAATTTCCGCCACTGCCCGACGGATGAGCAGGACGCGATTATCAAGACGAGCGCTCTGCTCGCGCAACGTCCTGGGAAAAAGAACTTGAAGAACGCGGGGTAA
- a CDS encoding DNA-binding protein yields MIRTSEDVKNEFKRKGISISQWAVANGFQPNLVYDILAARRNPTRGQTHKIAVKLGLKRGEIVDDREIATAINA; encoded by the coding sequence ATGATTCGCACCTCAGAGGACGTAAAAAACGAGTTCAAGCGCAAGGGTATCTCCATTTCTCAATGGGCAGTTGCCAACGGCTTTCAGCCGAATCTGGTCTACGACATCCTCGCCGCCCGCCGTAACCCCACACGGGGCCAGACCCACAAGATCGCCGTGAAGCTCGGCCTCAAACGGGGCGAGATCGTGGATGACCGCGAAATCGCCACGGCCATCAACGCATAA
- a CDS encoding helix-turn-helix domain-containing protein has protein sequence MSKATSTSARRVLRVLKILKGHSLRGLSNGDVAKALGESPVNVTRALQALAEEGMVTQLDTGRWAHSVALLQIAQAHANEMAGAQDRIMELNRRILTGSQN, from the coding sequence ATGTCTAAGGCCACCTCCACCTCGGCCCGGCGCGTCCTGCGCGTGCTCAAGATTCTCAAGGGCCACTCCCTGCGCGGCCTCTCCAACGGCGATGTGGCCAAGGCCCTGGGCGAGAGCCCGGTCAACGTGACGCGCGCCCTGCAGGCGCTGGCCGAGGAGGGGATGGTCACGCAGCTGGACACGGGCCGCTGGGCACACTCCGTTGCCCTGCTCCAGATAGCCCAGGCCCACGCCAACGAAATGGCCGGGGCCCAGGACCGCATCATGGAACTCAACCGCCGCATCCTCACCGGATCGCAAAACTAG